The Halomonas sp. 'Soap Lake #6' genomic sequence AGGTATAGGCGGCACCGATCGACATGCTCAAGCCGAACTCGTCCTGCTTCTCCAGCGAGTGCCTGCGCATCTCCCGCGACATGCACGACGGGCTCGGCCATCACCTGGCGGCGTTGAACCTGCACCGAGATCCTGCGCCTGCTGGCCAGTGGGCTAAACAACCGCGAAGTGTCGCTAGCCCTGGGTACTGCCGAGGGAACGGTGAAGAATCAGGTTTCAAGCATTCTTTCTAAACTGGGCGTACGCGACCGAGTGCGTGCGGTGCTGCGCGGCATCGAGCTAGGCTGGATCTGACGCGTGCCAGGGCCAGGCATGGGCGAGCGACAAGGTGTGGCCTATTAGGTTGGCGTTCACTCCTGCGAAGCGGCCCACGTTCGATAGCGTGTGCCGGTTTTATCGGGAGTCGAGTGGATCAGCGCACCTAACAATGTTTAACTTAACAATGTTTAACCTAACAATGTTTAGTCGCCAATCACCATCACTGCGTCAGCTTCTACTTGGCTGCCCTTGGGCAACGCCTTTACACCCACGGCTGCACGGGCAGGGAAAGGCTGAGAGAAGAATTCTTCCATAACCTTATTAACAATTGCAAAGTTATCTAAGTCAACCAAGTAGAGGTTGAGCTTAACAATATCGCCAAGTGAACCCGCAGCTTCTTCACACACTGCTTGCAAGTTGATAAATACTTGGCGAGCCTGAGCTTCAAAGTCATCAGAGATCATTTCCATGGTCTCTGGGTTCAACGGAATCTGACCCGATAGGTACACCGTATTCCCAGCCTTAATAGCCTGGGAATAGGGGCCAATGGCGGCAGGAGCTTTATCGGTATTGATAACAGCTTTATTGCTCATAGTGCTCGTACTCCTTAATGGTTCAATAGTGATTATTTTTGCCCATAGATAACGCAACCAGCCGTTAGCCAGCAGCCACTATTAAAGGCTATCAATTCGCCATTCGAGTGATTTTGCCAACGTTAGGTAAGTTGCGGATTCGTTTAATAATACGGGCAAGGTGAACACGCCCTTTGACCGATAGCGTTAAATTAACCGTAGAGAGTCGGGCGTCGCGCTCTTCGATACCGATACGCTCAATATTAGCATCAGCATCGGTAACCAACCCAGCCAGTTCAGCAACCAGCCCACGACGGCTTTCAATTTCAATGCGCAGCGCAACGGGGAAATCGTCGTCAATACTCTCAGACCATTCAAGGGCAAACAGCTTTTCAGGGTCGTTTTTCAGGTCAGCAAGGTTTCTACACTCATTACGGTGCACCACCAGACCTTTACCTACAGAAAGGTGGCCGACGACAGGATCTCCCGGCAGCGGGTGGCAACAGCGGGCAAAATTAATCACCATACCTTCACTGCCGCTAATCACCACAGCTTTATCGTTGCCTTCTGTGATCACCTGATCTCGTTGGTCGCCACCATGCGCCACATCGACTAAGCGGCGAGCAACCACATGCGCCATCCGATTGCCTAGCCCAAGCGACTCCAACAACGAATCTAGAGAGGTAACGTCTAGCTCGCGAAAGGCTTGACCAAACACGCTCTCGTCCAACTCTTCTAAGCTAGTTTCAAAGGGTGTCAGCGCCTTATTCAACAGTCGGCGGCCCAACATAATCGCTTCGGCTTGCTGCTGGTGCTTCAGTGCATGCCGAATAGCCGAACGTGCCTTGGCGGTGGTCACAAAGTTCAACCACGCTAGATTAGGCCGTGCTCCTGGAGCGGTGATAATTTCCAGGGTTTGGCCGCTTTCAAGGCGGGTGGAAAGTGGCGCCAAGTGGCGGTCGATACGACAGGCTATACAGTTGTTGCCAATATCGGTATGCACGCTGTAGGCAAAGTCGATCACCGTGGCACCCTGGGGCAGCTCCATGATGTCGCCTTTGGGCGTGAACACGTAGATGTCATCGGGGAACAGATCGTTTTTAACGTGCTCAATAAACTCCAGCGAATCCCCAGCGTGGCGCTGCATCTCCAGCAACCCTTTTACCCAGGCGCGGGCGCGAGCATGACTTCCCTCAGCAATGGGGTGATCCGTTTGCCCTGCTTTATAAAGCCAGTGGGCGGCAATACCATTATTGGCCATGGCTTCCATTTCGCGGGTACGTATCTGTACCTCGATGGGCATGCCCCGCTGGCCAAATAGCGTGGTGTGCAGGCTCTGGTAGCCATTTGCTTTAGGTATTGCGATGTAATCCTTAAATCGCCCAGGCACCGGTTTATATAGGTTATGCACCACGCCCAGGATGCGGTAGCAGCTGGCAACGTCCTCGGTGATGATCCGAAAACCAAACACATCCATGATTTCTGCGAACGGTTTGCGCTGATCACGCATCTTTTTGTATATCGACAATAGATGCTTCTGTCGGCCTACTACCGTCCCTTTTAACGCCTCGTCGTCCAAACTCTGTTGAAGTGACGACTGGATTTCCCGCATGGCGCTACGGCGATTGCCACGCGCACTGGCCACGGCACGCTTAATACGCTCAGCACGCATGGGGTGAATGGCTTGGAAAGAGAGGTCTTCTAGTTCAATACGGATAGTATTGATGCCCAGCCGCCCAGCAATGCGGGCGTAAATTTCTAGTGTTTCTCGGGCAATACGGCGCTTCTTGTCAGGCCTTAACGCACCCAGCGTACGCATGTTATGCAGCCGGTCAGCCAGCTTAACAATGATGACGCGGATATCCCGCGACATCGCTAACACCATTTTTTGGAAGTTTTCCGCCTGGGCGACGGCTTTATCTTCAAAGGTGATTTGGGTCAGTTTGGAGACCCCATCCACCAGCTCGGCTACCGGCTTGCCAAACTGTGCAGCCAAGGCGTTCTTCGAGACGCCGGTGTCTTCAATCACATCATGCAGCATGGCCGCCATCAGGCTTTGATGATCCATGTGCATGTTAGCGAGAATATTGGCGACTGCCAGCGGGTGGGTAACGTAAGGCTCGCCTGAGCGGCGGCGCTGGCCATCATGGGCCTGCTCAGCGTAGTAGAAGGCGCGCTTGACCTGCTGGATCTCATCCGGTGGTAAATAGCCGCCGAGTCGATCGGCAAGGTCATCAATGGTGAACATTTACCGCGCCCCTAATCGGTTCTTAACCTTAGTCGTCGATATGAGTAGGCGCCATCGCGGGGCGCGTACGCACGGGGGCTTCAACCGGCTCATCCAGCACCGTGTGATCAACCAGGCCCGCTGCGATTTCGCGCAGAGCCATGACAGTGGGCTTATCATTTTCCCAGGGTAGTTGCGCATCACGGGAACCGCGGGCCAGTTGGCGCGCGCGCTGGGTGGAAATCATCACCAGCTTGAAGCGATTTTCAACATTTTCCAGACAATCTTCGACGGTTACGCGAGCCATGGGGTCTTCCTGTAATGACGACGCTGGGCCGACGTTGTTGGACAACGCCGCCGACCCAGCGAAAAAAAGTGGCAATATGACCTGATAGATTACTCGACGCTAGGCGCCTGTGACAAGAGCGCATCGAGTAGCGGCGCGTGACGCTCCTGCATAACGCCTCTCGTTAAGCGACGGCTAATCACCAGCGACTGCAGCTCTTGCAGTGCGGTTGTGAAGTCGTCGTTAATCACCAAGTAGTCGTATTCATCGTAATGCGACATTTCACTAACCGCATCGCGCATGCGCCGCGCAATCACTGCATGCTCATCGGTGCCCCGGCTAGCGAGACGGCGTTCTAACTCACTGCGCGACGGAGGTAGAATAAAAATCGATACCGCCGATGGCATTTGCTGCCGCACTTGCTGGGCGCCCTGCCAGTCAATCTCTAAAATAACATCCTGCCCTGCATCCAGCAGCGTTTGTACCGCGTGGCGCGAGGTGCCGTAGTAATTGTCAAAGACCTTGGCATACTCAAAGAAACCGCCCTGTTCGATCATCGCCTGGAAGTCGGCCACCGAAATAAAGTGGTAGTTAACGCCGTCCACTTCACCTTCGCGTTTACCGCGTGTAGTGTGCGATACCGACACCTGAATACCATCAAGGCTCTCGATTAACTCGCGAACCAAGCTGGTTTTGCCAGCACCCGACGGGGCAGACACAATAAAAAGCGTACCCTGGGACATGAAGCGCTTCCCTAGTTAACGAAAAAGTTAGCGAAAAAATTAGCGAAAGCGAAAAAGTTAAATAAACGCAACGTTAATAGAGCACGCCAATAACAACTTAGCGGGCAAAAATAAACTAGCTGACAACAATCGCCAAGTTTAGCGCAGGCGTTAGAATGGTGCGCAGTATCGCACACCAATGGCGTGGGCTGTAGGGTTTCACGCAGAGCGATAAGGAGATCAGCATGCGTAGAACGCTTATCATTTTATGCTTCATTGCCGTAGGCGTTGCATTACAACAGGGCATCATTGAAATTCCCCGCCACTGGGCTCCCTGGGCACCGCTTTATGTTGACGATCCTATCACCCCCGTTACCCAGCTTAAGCTCAAACGCTTGAACGATAATCGTGAGGCCTGTTTGGCAGCGCTGAACACAGTTCCAGAAAGCGAGCTTAGTTACACCCCTTTGGCAGATTATGCGCCCACTGCAAGCTGCCCTCTCAGTAACGTAGTACGTATGCAGTCCAGCAGTGTTCGCTTCAATCAAAGTTTTGTCGCCACCTGCCCACTGGCATTGGCCTGGGTGATGTATGAACGCCACTCCCTGCAACCCGCCGCTAAAGAGATTATGGGCAGCCGTGTTGCCCAGGTAGATCATCTGGGTAGTTTCGCCTGCCGCAACGTATATGGCCGTGAATCTGGCCGGCGAAGCGAGCACGCCACCGCTGAAGCATTGGATGTAGCAGGGTTTAGATTCGAGGACGGCCAGCAAATCACACTTCTCAATCACTGGGATAACGACGGCGAAACGGGGGAGTTCCTTCGGGCAGCCAGAGATGGCGCCTGCAATGTATTTGGCAATGTGCTGGGACCAGACTATAACGCCGCGCATGCTGACCACTTCCATTTGGGCATGCGCGGCTTTAGGCTTTGCCGATAAGGCGCCTAATCGTTAATCCAGGCGGATATCCGTAGCGGCACCGGTAGCAGCACCTACGCCACCACCAATCACAGCGCCTCTGGTTACGCTACCGCCCGTCGCCGCCGCAGCGCCTGCGCCTACCGCCGCACCAATGCCAGCACCACTAGCAGTACGCTCGCCAGTGGTCGTGCCACAGCCTGCCAAGGCTAGAGTTAGTGCAGCAATAGCGCTCAGGATTAAGACGCGTGGCGTCTTCCTCATTTGAGTATGCATAGGGTCACCTCCTTATGGGTAGCACACTTACAACCTAGGCAGAATACGCGCCTTTCGCCATCTTTAATCCTCTTAGGCATTGAGTTAGAAATAGCTCACTTAAAGGAGTGTGCTACTGCATATGTTCGCTTTTCAAGCCATCGTCCCCAGGCAAAAATCACCAACCCACACAGTGCCAGCCCTGTACCTACTAACCCAGTGCTCGACCAACTAAAGCCTGCACTAATTGCCAACCCAGCGAGCCACGCCCCCAGCGCATTAGCCCCATTAAAAGCCGCATGATTAAGCGAGGCCGCCATGGTTTGAGCATCACCTGCCACGTCCATCAAGCGGGTTTGCAGAGCAGGGGCCAGGGCCATGCTAGACCCCACTAGGCCAACAAATAAAAGCCCTGTCCAGACATTGTTAGCGGCAAAATAGAACAGTCCCTGGATCACAGCGCACCACACTAATGTTAAGGGGATGGTCCGCATCAGGTTTTTATCTGCCGCACGCCCGCCAACCAAGTTACCGGCTATCGAGCCAAGGCCAAAGATGACCAGTACCAGAGGCCCTAACGCCTCACTCATTCCCGCCTGCTGAGTTAGCGTCGGCATCACGTAGCTAAAGATCGAGAACATACCGCCACAACCGACACAGGCAATGGCCACAGTTACCAATACCCGCTGCTTCACTAGAGCCGAAAGCTCGCGTAACGGGCTTGCTAGCGCATCAAAGGGCTGCAGCGGTACCCACAGACGGATCAACAGCGCCGTCAACAGTGCAATCGCTCCTACCGCAGCGAAGGCAATTTGCCAGCCAAACAGGTTTCCGGCCCAGGTACCTAACGGTGCACCAATCAAAATAGCCACGGTTAAGCCCATCATCACTCTAGCAATAGCCCGCGCTCGCTGGTCAATAGGCACTGCCCCAGCAGCTACCAGCGCCGCCACACCAAAGTAAGCGCCATGGGGTAATCCTGCTAGAAAACGCAAGCCGACAAACGACCAAAACCCTGGCGCCATGGCGCTGGCAATATTGCCGATGGCAAACACTAGCATCAACGCAATCAGCAACGCTCGTTTCGGTACTCGTGCCGCCAAGGCAGAAATCAGCGGCGCTCCTACCACCACCCCCAAGGCATAGCTACTAATCGCGTAGCCCACCTGAGGCACAGTGACGGCTAAATCCTCCGCCACGCGATTCATCAAGCCCATGATGACAAATTCGCTGGTGCCAATACCAAAGCCACCTAGCGCCAATACGAATTCGGCCAACCGCGGATTACGCGCTTGGCCTGATGACGTCTCCTGCATGCCTCTCCCCCCAAGCGCTTCTGAAAAGCGCCTGCTCATTAAAACGGTCTTTAGATAGGAATAGATAATCGCAGGATTAGACAAAAGTATAAATACACCACACACAAAAAAGTTAGCGTGCAAATAAGATGTACGAGCATGCCAGCACGCTTATTTGGTGATGAGCTGCCGTTAAAATGACTCAGACAGGAGCTGCTCGGTGGACAGTAATCGCTCCCGCAGCCCACGGTTACGCGGCACCAACCCTGTTTGCAGCCCTAAAGGGCGAAATACTTGGTTAAGCAGTGCCAATGTAGGACTTGCCTTATCGGCTTCAAGATCGGATAGGGAACGACGACTCATGCCCACCAGCTCGGCATATTGTGTTTGCGATATTCCCAACACCTCTCGGCGCAGTTGGCGCAATACCTGACCTGAGCTGACTTCATCACGCAGCAGTTTAGCCAGTAGTTGCACTAGCAGCGCCTCACGCTCAATGCTAGAGAGTTCTTTGCGTTTCATAAGAGCTCCTTGCGCCTCATACCAGCCCCCAGCGATATAATTTATCGTCCAAGTAATCAAACCCTAGTGCTCTCGGCGCAAATTACCGACGGGTGCAATCGTGCCTTTGGCCAATAGGGCGTAATCTTGTTCAGCCTCATTAAGCGCCGAGATTCCCAATTGCGTGACCCAGTAACGGCGGCTTGCCCCAGAAGGCATGATATCGTCTAAAAAAGCGAACCAGCGTGGCGACTGATGGAGGTTCATTAGTTCAATCGGCAAACGCAGACTACACGCATACTCATCATCGTGATCTAACCATTCAAGGGCATAATCGGTGATATAGCCTAGCCGCGCAGGCCCTCTGCGGCCTTGCTCCGGGTGTTCAATCACCAGTTCAGCGGCATCGTGCCACTGGCCATGATGGAAGGCTTGAACGGTTAGCAATGTGGGCCACCTTAACTGAGCAGTTTCATGCTCAATAGTGCAGTCCAAGACGAAATAATGTGCATTTTATTAAAAGAGGGCGGTAATGGAAGCTAATGACCCAGCCGTTAGCAAAATCGAACAAGCCATGGCGGCACTTGCTAAGGTCGATGCCGATATCGCCCGCGCTTACCCCCTGGTGGGTGCGCCTTTACCCCGCGAGCGCGATAAAGGCTTTGCAACCTTCTTTTCCACCATCGTTAGCCAGCAGATTTCCACCGAAGCGGCTAGGGCGATTATGGGCCGGGTGAAGGTACTGATACCCGAGTTGCACGCGCAAGCGGTAATGGAAGTAGAGAGCCAGGCCCTGCGTGATGCAGGACTCTCTTGGCGCAAGATTGAGTATGCCAAGGGGCTGGCTGAAGCAGAGCTGGCAGGCACCTTTAGCACTGATGGACTTGAACAACTAAGCGATGACGACGCTATTGCCGCGATTACCCAGCTACGCGGTTTTGGCCGCTGGAGTGCCGAAATCTACCTAATGTTCTCGCTTCAGCGCCCCAATGTATTTCCCGCCGACGATCTCGCCTTACGCGTAGCGCTCGGCCGCCTAAAAAAGCTGCAAGACAAACCCACGCCTAAACAGGCTCGCCAGTTAGTCGAACACTGGGCCCCCTGGAGTAGCGTGGGTTCGCTATTTTTATGGCACTACTACCGTGGAGAACCACTTTAAGGGGTGATCTTACCCGTTAGATCATCGTCGTGATCAGAAGGCGGTGGTGGCGGTACTATGAGCGCCTCAGGCTGAGCGATAAAGCGATAAGCTAACGCCCCTAACGCCGCGCCAATCATTGGCGCTACCCAGAACAACCACAGCTGCGCCGTCGCCCAATCCCCTACATACAGAGCAACGCCTGTACTGCGCGCTGGGTTCACCGAAGTATTGGTAACCGGAATGCTGATCAGGTGAATAAGCGTCAGGCCCAGGCCAATGGCCAACGGTGCAAAACCTACCGGCGCCCGACCGTCGGTAGCCCCCATAATGATAAAAATAAACATCATTGTCATGACTACTTCAACCAGCAGCGCCGCCGTCATACTGTAGCCGCCGGGGGAGTGTTCACCGTACCCGTTGGATGCAAACCCAGCGGACACATCAAACCCCGCTTGGCCGCTGGCAATAAGATACAGCACGCCACCGGCAATAATGGCACCAATGACTTGTGCGCCGATATAATAAGGCAGCTCTTTAGCCGGGAAGCGCCCGCCAACCCACAGACCAATCGATACAGCAGGGTTTAAATGGCAGCCCGAAATATGCCCGATCGCATACGCCATTGTGACAACTGTTAAACCAAATGCCAGCGATACCCCTAACAGGCCAATCCCAACCTCTGGAAAAGCTGCCGCCAATACCGCACTTCCGCACCCACCCAATACCAGCCAAAATGTACCGATCAACTCCGCGGCGTACTTTTTCACATCCCCACTCCTATCACTTTCATTCACCATTGAGAATGCCGCGCAACCTAACTAATCGCCATTCAGGCCGTCTGTTAATGGACGCGTAGCACTGAGTGCAGCTCATTATATTTAATTAGTCTCAAAGCTGTAGAAAGTAAAGCCAGAAAACCAGAAAACTAAACTATTAACCTCGGTGCTACATAGAACAGCACCCATTGAAAACCCATTGTCCTGAACACTTTCGATAAAGCGGCGGTTTTTTTATATACCAACTCTAAACCCTGGGAAACTACATATTCACACTCGATTTAAAACAAACAAAAAGAAAAACTAGAGAGTTAAATACTGCTAAAGCCAAAATATGAAAAACAAATCCCCCTTCTAAATCAACATACTTAATGGCAGAAAATGCTCAAAACCCTACTGCCTGATTGCTTGATAACTGATGTCCAGTATGTGGTTTAGCATTTCAGCATCAAACCAAAGCATTTAGAGCTCTGACATGGTGACGCGCCCTAAGCACGCCGCCATGGCAACGCGAAAAAAAGCGCTGACGTTAATCGCCAGCGCTTTATAGTTGGAAGGTAAGGGGTATATCGCTTGGTGGAGACACATTAACGAGGCGAAGGACGTGGTAGTAGCCGGAAAGCATGACCGCACGATACGCACAGCCAGGGCACTCCTTCGCCGGGTAGCAGCTTCTGTGTGAAAAACTGCGTTACGACACACGAGCCTGCCTGACTACCGGACACAGCCCCCATCGGACGCACGCCATGTATCAATGGTTCCACTCACAAGGCTGCTGCCAACCGTGCCGATGCGTTGGGCGGTGCAAGGTTAAGCGTGCAAGCGGCTGCGCAGTGTAGGCAAGGCGGAGACATAAACAACACGCCTATTCTGTGGCACTACTATCGCGATGAGCCGTTATAAAATGGTTAAACATCTAACCCACCAAATTTGCCGTTCTGGTAGTCCTCTACCGCCTGAACAATCTCTTCGCGGGTATTCATCACAAAGGGGCCATGGGAGTATATCGGCTCGTCAATCACTTCCCCGTGACCAAACAGCAGGTGAGCATCGCTGCTAGCTTCGATCACTAAGTGATCGCCATCGCGATCTACCTCAATTAGATGGTGAGGCTTAGCGGGCTCTCCACCCACGGTAACGTCACCCTCGACTACATAGAGAAACACCTGCCGCCCAGCGGCTACGGGCAACTGCTCATGCGTGCCGGCAGGCAGCTGCAGCGTCGACATAAATACCCCCGTCAGCGTTTCGATAGGGCCAGTGTCACCCTGCCACTCACCGGAGATCAGGTTCAGCTCACCGCCGCCCGGCAGCGTAATCGCGGGAATATCACCCTGCTGCAACCCTACGTAGCAGGGTTCACTCATCTTTAAGCGCGCGGGCAGGTTGACCCATAGCTGTAGAATCTCCAGCGGGCCGCCGTCACGAAGAAACTCCGGCGGCGAAATTTCCGCATGCACAATGCCGCTGCCCGCCGTCATCCACTGCACGCCGCCTGCGTTGATCACGCTTTGATGCTTAGCGCTATCGGCGTGGGCCAACGAGCCCTCCACAATGAAGGTGACCGTTTCAAACCCCCGATGCGGGTGCGGACCAAACGGTAGTCCACGGTTCTTGGCCGGGTATATCTGCGGACCGTGATGGTTAAGAAATAGAAAGGGATCAAGCTGGTCCAAGCCTGGTCCCGGCAGCGGCCGCCGGGTGACTAAATCACCGATATCATCGCGCTTGGCCGGATGCTGGGCGATCACACGACGTGCTGATGAGGTAGTGTCTGCTGGCATAACTTACTCCTTAAACAATACCGCCCAGCGTAAAACCTACAGCAGCGTATTAGGAGCGAATAATTTGCCTCGTTTCATTGCAGGAAATTGATGGACGGGGAGTACTTGAATGGCGCGGTAAAAAGGCACCGTCTTATAAACGAGACGGAGCCTGCGTTTTACGCCCACCATTGATATCTATTATAGGTGTGGAGCACCGTCCATTACCCACTGCCGATCTTCCTCAAGCATAAAACCAGTCTCAACCAACTCGTCTATGGCCAAATCCAAGGAGTGTTGGTATGCCTCTGGTGTCGCATATCGGCTGGCTAAAGGCCGTCTTTCATTCTCTTGAACACTATTGCTCTCGAAAGGGATAAAGCTACCGGATAAGTTACATAGCTGGTCCTCTGCATACCCTTGGTC encodes the following:
- a CDS encoding response regulator transcription factor — translated: MLASGLNNREVSLALGTAEGTVKNQVSSILSKLGVRDRVRAVLRGIELGWI
- a CDS encoding RidA family protein — protein: MSNKAVINTDKAPAAIGPYSQAIKAGNTVYLSGQIPLNPETMEMISDDFEAQARQVFINLQAVCEEAAGSLGDIVKLNLYLVDLDNFAIVNKVMEEFFSQPFPARAAVGVKALPKGSQVEADAVMVIGD
- a CDS encoding RelA/SpoT family protein gives rise to the protein MFTIDDLADRLGGYLPPDEIQQVKRAFYYAEQAHDGQRRRSGEPYVTHPLAVANILANMHMDHQSLMAAMLHDVIEDTGVSKNALAAQFGKPVAELVDGVSKLTQITFEDKAVAQAENFQKMVLAMSRDIRVIIVKLADRLHNMRTLGALRPDKKRRIARETLEIYARIAGRLGINTIRIELEDLSFQAIHPMRAERIKRAVASARGNRRSAMREIQSSLQQSLDDEALKGTVVGRQKHLLSIYKKMRDQRKPFAEIMDVFGFRIITEDVASCYRILGVVHNLYKPVPGRFKDYIAIPKANGYQSLHTTLFGQRGMPIEVQIRTREMEAMANNGIAAHWLYKAGQTDHPIAEGSHARARAWVKGLLEMQRHAGDSLEFIEHVKNDLFPDDIYVFTPKGDIMELPQGATVIDFAYSVHTDIGNNCIACRIDRHLAPLSTRLESGQTLEIITAPGARPNLAWLNFVTTAKARSAIRHALKHQQQAEAIMLGRRLLNKALTPFETSLEELDESVFGQAFRELDVTSLDSLLESLGLGNRMAHVVARRLVDVAHGGDQRDQVITEGNDKAVVISGSEGMVINFARCCHPLPGDPVVGHLSVGKGLVVHRNECRNLADLKNDPEKLFALEWSESIDDDFPVALRIEIESRRGLVAELAGLVTDADANIERIGIEERDARLSTVNLTLSVKGRVHLARIIKRIRNLPNVGKITRMAN
- the rpoZ gene encoding DNA-directed RNA polymerase subunit omega; protein product: MARVTVEDCLENVENRFKLVMISTQRARQLARGSRDAQLPWENDKPTVMALREIAAGLVDHTVLDEPVEAPVRTRPAMAPTHIDD
- the gmk gene encoding guanylate kinase, whose product is MSQGTLFIVSAPSGAGKTSLVRELIESLDGIQVSVSHTTRGKREGEVDGVNYHFISVADFQAMIEQGGFFEYAKVFDNYYGTSRHAVQTLLDAGQDVILEIDWQGAQQVRQQMPSAVSIFILPPSRSELERRLASRGTDEHAVIARRMRDAVSEMSHYDEYDYLVINDDFTTALQELQSLVISRRLTRGVMQERHAPLLDALLSQAPSVE
- a CDS encoding extensin-like domain-containing protein, which translates into the protein MRRTLIILCFIAVGVALQQGIIEIPRHWAPWAPLYVDDPITPVTQLKLKRLNDNREACLAALNTVPESELSYTPLADYAPTASCPLSNVVRMQSSSVRFNQSFVATCPLALAWVMYERHSLQPAAKEIMGSRVAQVDHLGSFACRNVYGRESGRRSEHATAEALDVAGFRFEDGQQITLLNHWDNDGETGEFLRAARDGACNVFGNVLGPDYNAAHADHFHLGMRGFRLCR
- a CDS encoding MFS transporter: MQETSSGQARNPRLAEFVLALGGFGIGTSEFVIMGLMNRVAEDLAVTVPQVGYAISSYALGVVVGAPLISALAARVPKRALLIALMLVFAIGNIASAMAPGFWSFVGLRFLAGLPHGAYFGVAALVAAGAVPIDQRARAIARVMMGLTVAILIGAPLGTWAGNLFGWQIAFAAVGAIALLTALLIRLWVPLQPFDALASPLRELSALVKQRVLVTVAIACVGCGGMFSIFSYVMPTLTQQAGMSEALGPLVLVIFGLGSIAGNLVGGRAADKNLMRTIPLTLVWCAVIQGLFYFAANNVWTGLLFVGLVGSSMALAPALQTRLMDVAGDAQTMAASLNHAAFNGANALGAWLAGLAISAGFSWSSTGLVGTGLALCGLVIFAWGRWLEKRTYAVAHSFK
- a CDS encoding helix-turn-helix domain-containing protein, whose amino-acid sequence is MKRKELSSIEREALLVQLLAKLLRDEVSSGQVLRQLRREVLGISQTQYAELVGMSRRSLSDLEADKASPTLALLNQVFRPLGLQTGLVPRNRGLRERLLSTEQLLSESF
- a CDS encoding HipA N-terminal domain-containing protein — translated: MLTVQAFHHGQWHDAAELVIEHPEQGRRGPARLGYITDYALEWLDHDDEYACSLRLPIELMNLHQSPRWFAFLDDIMPSGASRRYWVTQLGISALNEAEQDYALLAKGTIAPVGNLRREH
- a CDS encoding DNA-3-methyladenine glycosylase family protein — protein: MEANDPAVSKIEQAMAALAKVDADIARAYPLVGAPLPRERDKGFATFFSTIVSQQISTEAARAIMGRVKVLIPELHAQAVMEVESQALRDAGLSWRKIEYAKGLAEAELAGTFSTDGLEQLSDDDAIAAITQLRGFGRWSAEIYLMFSLQRPNVFPADDLALRVALGRLKKLQDKPTPKQARQLVEHWAPWSSVGSLFLWHYYRGEPL
- the aqpZ gene encoding aquaporin Z; this translates as MKKYAAELIGTFWLVLGGCGSAVLAAAFPEVGIGLLGVSLAFGLTVVTMAYAIGHISGCHLNPAVSIGLWVGGRFPAKELPYYIGAQVIGAIIAGGVLYLIASGQAGFDVSAGFASNGYGEHSPGGYSMTAALLVEVVMTMMFIFIIMGATDGRAPVGFAPLAIGLGLTLIHLISIPVTNTSVNPARSTGVALYVGDWATAQLWLFWVAPMIGAALGALAYRFIAQPEALIVPPPPPSDHDDDLTGKITP
- a CDS encoding pirin family protein, which encodes MPADTTSSARRVIAQHPAKRDDIGDLVTRRPLPGPGLDQLDPFLFLNHHGPQIYPAKNRGLPFGPHPHRGFETVTFIVEGSLAHADSAKHQSVINAGGVQWMTAGSGIVHAEISPPEFLRDGGPLEILQLWVNLPARLKMSEPCYVGLQQGDIPAITLPGGGELNLISGEWQGDTGPIETLTGVFMSTLQLPAGTHEQLPVAAGRQVFLYVVEGDVTVGGEPAKPHHLIEVDRDGDHLVIEASSDAHLLFGHGEVIDEPIYSHGPFVMNTREEIVQAVEDYQNGKFGGLDV